From Myxocyprinus asiaticus isolate MX2 ecotype Aquarium Trade chromosome 25, UBuf_Myxa_2, whole genome shotgun sequence, one genomic window encodes:
- the cfap206 gene encoding cilia- and flagella-associated protein 206, translating to MSRTQAESVIRNIIREIAQSCLNRGQTLSETLIAFMVKAVVLDPRNHFNVDKTLTKQDVQKLIELCVDRLMDQTSPTLNTIKMQVYFDMNYTSRCEFVEEQQRVLQSRLLSLNREITDSRAKTRDDLNSLYGKIVSYIIQRSNLGSATDINTVRETTAALQSVFPQSELATFMSLMKQDKEQQLSELTLIVSGLRLFNKDNRKGGESIQNLPAFLNEALPAAVTDIESELAGSQRLAWQYTALLEKLSDQDTDHSDCPVDPDLLKQALYNTRQHESFLKLILADIILCAKEVVHLQSDLAARMKLLRDTVHSKTAVPIAQVFPHFTALAELWAGLEVEMALQSMLTDLVSSLRVFLSAQSLLSPDQLKLLLEGLQVQTDMERTSGTAESINVSEMSTCEWIFPEVTANFADLPLQYKGVCGYTLVKKNGLLVPGNPNIGVLKHKEKYYAFSYKSAAYDFASKADEYIAAVVEIAKRSPELIQLLQLHHEFAYVTPYSEMQSGQKLLVKPICKSDSCTQTEIHPLETNIVKSFEWNEWELRRKAIKLANLRNKVTRSMQTDLSHMRRHNSTQTFLPKDASSQTKRDRESNLPKPRVYLAGLRGEKTKASHMIKVDLTRAVDE from the exons ATGTCCCGCACGCAGGCTGAGAGCGTTATAAGAAACATCATCCGTGAAATCGCACAAAGCTGTTTAAACAGAGGACAAACTCTGTCTGAGACGCTTATTGCGTTCATG GTCAAAGCTGTTGTTTTGGACCCCAGGAATCATTTTAACGTGGACAAGACTCTTACAAAGCAAGATGTGCAGAAACTTATAGAG CTGTGTGTGGACAGACTCATGGACCAGACGAGTCCAACTCTAAACACCATAAAGATGCAGGTCTACTTTGACATGAACTACACATCTCGAT GTGAGTTTGTGGAGGAGCAACAGAGAGTCCTGCAGTCACGTCTGTTGTCACTGAACAGAGAGATCACAGACAGCAGAGCCAAGACCAGAGACGACCTGAACAGTCTGTATGGAAAGATAGTGAGCTACATCATACAACGCTCCAACCTCGGCTCAGCCACTGACATCAACACTGTGAGAGAAACCACAG CGGCTTTGCAGAGTGTGTTTCCTCAGTCAGAGCTGGCCACCTTCATGTCTCTGATGAAACAAGATAAAGAGCAGCAGCTCAGTGAACTCACTTTGATCGTCAGCGGCTTGCGACTCTTCAACAAAGACAACAGGAAGGGAGGAGAGAGCATACAAAACT TGCCTGCCTTCTTGAATGAGGCACTGCCAGCTGCAGTCACAGACATTGAGAGCGAACTGGCTGGATCTCAGCGCTTGGCCTGGCAGTACACTGCCCTGCTGGAGAAGCTTTCGGACCAGGACACAGACCACAGTGACTGTCCTGTCGATCCAGATCTGCTCAAACAGGCTCTCTATAACACACGACAGCATGAGTCTTTCCTCAAACTCATACTG GCAGACATTATCCTGTGTGCAAAGGAAGTGGTGCATTTACAGTCTGATCTGGCAGCTAGAATGAAGCTCCTGAGGGACACGGTGCACTCGAAGACTGCAGTGCCCATAGCCCAAGTTTTT CCTCATTTCACAGCATTGGCTGAACTCTGGGCAGGATTGGAAGTTGAGATGGCACTACAGAGCATGCTCACTGACCTGGTGTCCAGTCTGAGGGTCTTCCTCTCTGCACAGTCTCTGTTGAGCCCAGATCAACTGAAGCTGCTGCTGGAGGGACTGCAGGTGCAAACAGACATGGAGAGAACCTCTGGGACAGCAG AGAGTATCAACGTGTCAGAGATGAGTACATGTGAATGGATTTTCCCAGAGGTCACAGCTAACTTTGCCGATCTGCCACTGCAGTATAAGGGGGTCTGTGGGTACACCCTTGTAAAGAAGAACGGCCTTTTAGTCCCAG GTAATCCAAATATTGGTGTCCTGAAACACAAGGAGAAATACTATGCGTTCAGCTACAAGAGCGCTGCATATGACTTTGCCTCTAAAGCAGATGAGTATATAGCAGCTGTGGTAGAGATAGCAAAGAGATCGCCCGAGCTCATCCAACTTCTCCAGCTCCATCATGAGTTCGCCtatgttacaccatattctgag ATGCAGTCAGGGCAGAAACTGCTGGTGAAACCCATCTGTAAAAGtgacagctgcacacaaacagaAATCCACCCTCTGGAGACCAACATCGTCAAGTCCTTTGAGTGGAATGAGTGGGAGCTGCGGAGAAAAGCCATCAAACTG GCAAATCTGCGTAATAAAGTGACACGCTCCATGCAGACCGATCTGAGTCACATGAGACGTCATAACAGCACACAGACATTCCTCCCTAAAGATGCCTCCAGCCAGACAAAACGAGACAGGGAGAGTAACTTACCAAAACCACGAGTCTATCTGGCAGGACTGAGAGGAGAGAAGACCAAAGCATCACACATGATTAAGGTTGATTTAACTAGAGCTGTTGATGAATGA